One genomic segment of Kogia breviceps isolate mKogBre1 chromosome 11, mKogBre1 haplotype 1, whole genome shotgun sequence includes these proteins:
- the LOC136792200 gene encoding LOW QUALITY PROTEIN: stabilizer of axonemal microtubules 1-like (The sequence of the model RefSeq protein was modified relative to this genomic sequence to represent the inferred CDS: substituted 2 bases at 2 genomic stop codons), with the protein CGCGGAVELTPGARSMTTWCVCHICSCRRHHCPHGTTRIYENSDVPCPTAECLGKYPLYGSVLPPQSLKPKEXFXAYSGKMEGITTFK; encoded by the exons TGCGGGTGCGGAGGAGCTGTGGAGCTGACCCCGGGAGCCAGGAGCATGACGACCTGGTGTGTGTGTCACATTTGTTCCTGCAG GCGACATCATTGCCCACATGGAACCACAAGGATTTATGAAAATTCTGACGTGCCTTGTCCCACAGCTGAATGTTTGGGAAAATATCCTCTGTATGGCAgtgttcttccacctcagagtcTGAAGCCCAAGGAATAATTTTGAGCATATAGTGGTAAAATGGAAGGAATAACAACATTTAAGTAA